Proteins encoded by one window of Rhodamnia argentea isolate NSW1041297 chromosome 6, ASM2092103v1, whole genome shotgun sequence:
- the LOC115732115 gene encoding laccase-1-like → MESTNQHCMILLVLVLILTCNVIIASSSSPATKRFHFNVEWKQVTRLCHTKSLLTVNGEYPGPTIAVHEGDRVEVEVTNRIAKNTTIHWHGIRQLRTAWADGPAYITQCRIRGGHTYTYKFNVVDQRGTLMWHAHFSWQRASVHGAFIIYPCAPYPFSPKNQAEIPIIFGEWWNGDVDAVESEMMLLGGGPNSSDAYTINGLPGPLYPCSAKDTFVQAVEPGKTYMLRIINAAISNELFFAVANHTLRVVEVDAVYTKPFSTPAIMIAPGQTTNVLITTNQAPDPSGMFAMAATPYLTSSFPTDNTTTVGFLQYKGRKSGNKNAKPSVVVPNLPKMTDTPFATKFLGKLRSLATPQYPWRVPKAIDKRVITTISLNLQDCPPNRTCKGYAGKRFYASMNNQSFIRPLMSILEGHYKSFTASQMLASSFPERPPKAFNFTGVDPVAENMNTEFGNKPLAVPFGTNLEIVLQDTSFLNPENHPIHVHGHNFFIVGQGFGNYDAKVDPMGYNLVDPPERNTVAVPVGGWSTIRFKADNPGTWFIHCHLEQHTSWGLVMAFIVPNGPGASQSLLPPPDDLPSC, encoded by the exons ATGGAGAGTACCAACCAGCATTGCATGATTCTGTTGGTTTTAGTTCTAATCCTCACTTGCAATGTTATTATAGCTTCCTCTTCCTCACCAGCCACAAAACGTTTTCATTTCAAT GTGGAGTGGAAACAAGTGACTCGATTGTGCCACACAAAGTCACTTCTGACGGTGAACGGTGAATACCCGGGGCCGACCATCGCCGTCCACGAAGGCGACCGCGTCGAAGTCGAAGTCACCAATCGCATTGCCAAGAACACCACGATCCACTG GCATGGAATAAGGCAATTGAGGACGGCATGGGCGGACGGACCGGCCTACATAACCCAGTGCCGCATAAGAGGAGGGCACACCTACACTTACAAGTTCAATGTGGTGGACCAAAGAGGCACTCTTATGTGGCACGCCCATTTCTCCTGGCAAAGAGCTTCCGTTCACGGCGCCTTCATCATCTACCCCTGCGCGCCCTACCCATTCTCACCCAAGAATCAAGCTGAAATCCCCATCATTTTCG GTGAATGGTGGAATGGGGATGTTGATGCGGTGGAAAGTGAAATGATGTTGCTTGGTGGTGGCCCTAATTCCTCGGATGCTTACACCATCAATGGCCTTCCAGGCCCTCTCTATCCTTGCTCCGCCAAAG ATACGTTTGTCCAGGCCGTGGAGCCGGGCAAGACGTACATGCTCCGGATCATCAACGCTGCGATCAGCAACGAGCTGTTCTTCGCGGTGGCCAACCACACGCTGAGGGTGGTTGAGGTCGACGCGGTCTACACAAAGCCCTTCTCGACCCCGGCCATAATGATCGCTCCCGGGCAGACCACGAACGTCCTGATCACAACGAACCAAGCACCCGACCCCTCGGGAATGTTCGCCATGGCAGCCACTCCATACCTCACCTCTAGTTTCCCCACCGACAATACCACAACAGTGGGCTTTCTACAATACAAAGGCCGTAAATCAGGTAACAAGAACGCTAAACCTAGTGTTGTGGTCCCTAATCTTCCCAAAATGACCGACACACCCTTTGCCACCAAGTTCTTGGGCAAGCTCAGGAGCCTTGCAACACCTCAGTACCCATGGAGGGTCCCCAAGGCGATTGACAAGAGAGTGATCACAACCATTAGCCTCAACCTTCAGGATTGCCCGCCAAACCGAACTTGCAAGGGCTACGCCGGGAAGCGGTTTTACGCCTCGATGAACAACCAGTCCTTCATCCGGCCACTAATGTCGATCCTCGAGGGGCACTACAAGAGCTTCACCGCGAGCCAGATGTTGGCCTCGAGCTTTCCGGAACGGCCCCCAAAGGCGTTCAATTTTACCGGAGTCGACCCCGTCGCGGAGAACATGAATACCGAATTCGGGAACAAGCCCCTGGCGGTGCCGTTCGGCACCAACTTGGAGATCGTGCTCCAGGACACGAGCTTCCTTAACCCTGAGAACCATCCGATCCACGTCCACGGCCACAACTTCTTCATCGTGGGGCAAGGGTTCGGGAACTATGACGCCAAGGTTGACCCCATGGGCTATAACCTCGTGGATCCGCCGGAGAGGAACACGGTGGCGGTCCCCGTCGGGGGATGGTCCACGATCCGCTTCAAGGCGGATAACCCGGGGACTTGGTTCATACATTGCCATCTTGAGCAGCATACTTCATGGGGCCTTGTCATGGCATTCATTGTTCCTAACGGGCCCGGGGCCTCTCAAAGCTTGCTGCCTCCACCTGATGATCTTCCCTCATGTTGA